The Hyalangium gracile sequence GGCGGAGAAGGCCCAGGCGGCCGGGGTGCCGATGATCACCCCGTCCTCCACCAACCCCTCGGTGACGGAGAAGGGCGACTTCATCTTCCGCGTCTGCTTCATCGACCCGTTCCAGGGCTTCGTGATGGCGAAGTTCGCCCGCGAGAACCTGAAGTTCTCCAAGGTGGCGGTGCTCCAGGACAACAAGAGCGCCTACTCCATCGGCCTGACGGACGTGTTCACCCGCAAGTTCACCGAGATGGGCGGGAAGATCACCGGCACGGAGAGCTATAGCCAGGGCGACACGGACTACCGCGCGCAGCTGACGGCCATCAAGAAGACGCAGCCGGAGGCCATCTACGTGCCCGGCTACTACAGCGAGGTGGGCGTGATTGCCCGCCAGGCGCGCGAGCTGGGGCTGAAGGTGCCGCTGCTGGGCGGCGACGGCTGGGACTCGGAGAAGCTCTACGAGCTGGGCGGCACCGCCATCCAGGGCAGCTACTTCTCCAACCACTACTCGCCGGACAACCCGGAGGCGCGCATCCAGAAGTTCGTGGCGGACTACAAGGCCGCCTACGGCAGCGTGCCGGACGCGCTGGCGGCGCTGGCGTATGACGCGGCGAAGGTGGCCATCGACGCGCTGAAGAAGGCGCCGGACACCTCTGGCAAGGCGATCCGGGATGCCATCGCCCAGACGAAGGACTTCCCGGGCATCGCTGGCGCCATCACCCTGGACGAGAAGCGCAACGCGGTGAAGCCCGCGGTCGTCCTCAAGGTGGGCGATGGCAAGACGGAGTACGTCACCACGGTCAGCCCGTAAATGCTGTCTCAACTCATCCAGCACCTCATCAACGGCCTGGCCACCGGCACCATCTACGCGCTGGTCG is a genomic window containing:
- a CDS encoding ABC transporter substrate-binding protein; amino-acid sequence: MRRFAPMLLAALAMMVAGCEKKTQPTSTETDTSKQAAQGQGGTAAPATPAPGAPSATPTPPGEANTLLLGVATSLTGGQATFGISTRNGIDMAIKEANAADGVKGKKLEMRVYDDQGKPEEAAQAVTRLITQDKVVIILGDVASSNSLAMAEKAQAAGVPMITPSSTNPSVTEKGDFIFRVCFIDPFQGFVMAKFARENLKFSKVAVLQDNKSAYSIGLTDVFTRKFTEMGGKITGTESYSQGDTDYRAQLTAIKKTQPEAIYVPGYYSEVGVIARQARELGLKVPLLGGDGWDSEKLYELGGTAIQGSYFSNHYSPDNPEARIQKFVADYKAAYGSVPDALAALAYDAAKVAIDALKKAPDTSGKAIRDAIAQTKDFPGIAGAITLDEKRNAVKPAVVLKVGDGKTEYVTTVSP